One window from the genome of Nicotiana sylvestris chromosome 9, ASM39365v2, whole genome shotgun sequence encodes:
- the LOC104234757 gene encoding protein SPIRRIG isoform X1, translating into MKWATLLKDFKEKVGLAQSPSATPSPSSSASSPFRDSNASFPIHDFTYSPSSSDKHELELDFKRYWEEFRSSSSEKEKEKALNLTVDVFCRLVKQQANVAQLITMLVETHIFSFVVGRAFVTDIEKLKLSSKTRSLGVERVLNFFSEVTKDGIRPGANLLYAIEVLVSGPVDKQSLLDSGILCCLIHILNSLLGPNEGYLRQKVSNEEELLVTEENQDNVESSRRLEVEGSVVHIMKALAAHPSAAQSLIEDNSLELLFQMVANGSLVAFSQYKEGLVPLHTIQLHRHAMQILGLLLGNDNGSTAKYIRKHHLIKVLLLAVKDFNPDCGDSAYTMSIVDLLLECVELSYRPEAGGIRLREDIHNAHGYQFLVQFALILAKGQGDQNSHFKFLPDQGTTSDYPHLANHVGKNDLEGKGGETSSQDLSPTLSRLLDVLVNLAQTGPSGASGLKASKASHVKPSGHGRSRTSSSDRIVDEVWDKDNDKVKDLEAVQMLQDIFLKADSRALQAEVLNRMFKIFSSHLDNYKLCQQLRTVPLLILNMAGFPPSLREIILKILEYAVTVVNCIPEQELLSLCCLLQQPITPDLKHTILSFFVKLLSFDQQYKKVLREVGVLEVLLDDLKQHKFFCDSEQHIDDPNHLERKSSSSSSSFKKHLDSKNAILSSPKLAESDSGKFRLFEVEGTVAVAWDCMVSLLKKAEVNQASFRSASGVNIILPLLASDIHRPGVLRVLSCLIIEDVAQAHPEELGALVDISKSGMITSALGTQYTLHNDAKCDTFGALWRILGVNNSAQRVFGEATGFSLLLTTLHGFQSDGEPTNQSNLTIYFKVFTYLLRLMTAAVCDNTINRTKLHAVISSQTFYDLLSESGLISVDCERQVVQLLLELALEIVLPPFMMSEGAILPNACEEESTGFIIVTPSGTFVPDKERIYNAGAVKVLLRALLLFTPKLQLEVLNLVDKLARASAYNQENLTSVGCVELLLETIYPFLSGSSPILSHALKIIEVLGAYRLSASELRVLVRYILQMRLATSGRYLVDMMERLILTEDMASEDVSLAPFVEMNMSKVGNASIQVPLGERSWPPAAGYSFVCWFQFRNLYKSQSKENDATKAGYAKGQGICGQHHGPHALRLFSVGAVDSSSTFYAELRLQEDGVLTLATSNSSSLSFSGLEMEEGRWHHLAVVHSKPNALAGLFQSSFAYVYLNGKLRHTGRLGYSPSPAGKSLLVIVGTPVACARISDLSWKLRSCYLFEEVLSPGSVCFMYILGRGYRGLFQDTDLLQFVPNQACGGGSMAILDSLDADLPLASNSQKPDNVGKSGSVQFDRSGFVWDLDKLGNLSLLLSGKKLIFAFDGTSTELLRASGTFSVLNLVDPMSAAASPIGGIPRFGRLIGDIYICKHCVIGETIRPIGGMAVILALVEAAETRDMLHMALTLLACALHQNPQNVRDMQKYRGYHLLALFLHRRMPLFDMQSLEIFFQIAACEASFSEPKKYRSSQKTLPPATTINEGSIEDLTLSKFREEFSSVGSHGDMDDFSAPKDSLSHISELENTEMPTETSNCIVLSNADMVEHVLLDWTVWVTASIPIQIALLGFLEHLVSMHWYRNHNLTILRRINLVQHLLVTLQRGDVEVPVLEKLVVLLGVILEDGFLPSELEQVVRFVIMTFDPPELTSRHQIMRESMGKHVIVRNMLLEMLIDLQVTIKSEDLLEQWHKIVSSKLITYFLDEAVHPTSMRWVMTLLGVCLASSPTFALKFRSSGGYQGLARVLPSFYDSPDIYYILFCLLFGKPVYPRLPEVRMLDFHALMPSDGMYGDLKFTELLESVIAMAKSTFDRLSMHSMLAHQTGNLSQISAGVVAELAEDNTDIAGELQGEALMHKTYAARLMGGEASAPAAATAVLRFMVDLAKMCLPFSAVCRKAEFLESCIDLYFSCVRAAQAVKMAKKLSVTVEEKNVNDGDETCSSQNTFSSLPHEQDQSVKTSISMGSFPQAQTSTSSEDMPVMPNNVGTADIDVTSSQPDFNKPVQEEAQAVATIDNDVVDLVSSVTSSSNDFRDMKSTVDPVQQTDSQSSASFNMFESPILSERSYSRTPHTSSTSPVVALTSWLGGSVHSESKVHLASTPLMESASSISELDSSPEMKSTSQGQSAANTMFTIGSNLLLEVDDCGYGGGPCSAGATAVLDFMAEVLSGLVTEQMKAVPVIEGILESAPLYVDAESVLVFQGLCLSRLMNFLERRLLRDDEEDEKKLDKGRWSLNLDALCWLIVDRVYMGAFPRPAGVLKTLEFLLSMLQLANKDGRVEEAAPTGKGILSIGRGSKQLDAYVHAILKNTNRMILFSFLPLFLITIGEDELLSSLGLQVEPKKRVSLNPSSEDSGIDVCTVLQLLVANRRIIFCPSNIDTDLNCCLCINLISLLRDHRRHAQNMAIDILKYLLVHRRAALEDFLVSKPNQGSSLDVLHGGFDKLLTGNLPAFFEWLHSSEHEVNKVLEQCAAIMWVQYITGSAKFPGVRIKGMDGRRKREMGRKLKEISKLDARHWEQINERRIALELVRDAVATELRVIRQDKYGWVLHAESEWQTHLQQLVHERGIFPLSKSSQSEEPEWQLCPIEGPYRMRKKLERCKLTIDTIQNVLTGQFELGRLELSKERTENETNVSDAESDIFFNLMNDNPQQDSFSSELYDGSTFKESDDVRDVASSRTGWIDDHDSSINETSLSSALELGPKSSSASIQKSESVQRKSDLGSPRQSSSLKADETRTVEDKPEKELSDNGEYLIRPYLEPSERIKYKYNCERVVGLDKHDGIFLIGELSLYIIENFYIDDSGCICEKECEDDLSVIDQALGVKKDLSCSMDSHSKSSSSWAATTKAYVGGRAWAYNGGAWGKEKIFTSGNVPHLWHMWKLDGVHEILKRDYQLRPVAIEIFSMDGCNDLLVFHKKEREEVFKNLVAMNLPRNSMLDTTISGSVKPDSNEGSRLFKVLANSFSKRWQNGEISNFQYLMHLNTLAGRGYSDLTQYPVFPWILADYESENLNFSDPRTFRRLDKPMGCQTTEGEEEFRKRYESWDDPEVPKFHYGSHYSSAGIVLFYLIRLPPFSAENQKLQGGQFDHADRLFNSIKDTWLSAAGKGNTSDVKELIPEFFYMPEFLENMFNLDLGEKQSGEKVGDVVLPPWAKGSVREFIKKHREALESDYVSENLHHWIDLIFGHKQRGKAAEEAVNVFYHYTYEGSVDIDSVSDPAMKASILAQINHFGQTPKQLFLKPHVKRRTNRKLPPHPLKHSQHLAPHEIRKTSSSISQIVTSGDKILVAGANTLLKPRTFTKYVAWGYPDRSLRFMSYDQDRLLSTHENLHGGNQIQCASASHDGHILVTGADEGLVCVWRIGKEAPRSVRRLQLEKALCAHTGKITCLQVSQPYMMIVSGSDDCTVILWDLSSMVFVRQLPELPAPVSAIYVNDLTGEIITAAGVMLAVWSINGECLAVINTSQLPSDFILSLAGCTFSDWLETKWYISGHQSGAIKIWKMVHCSCEESAQSKSSGNPTGGLGLGDRVPEYRLILHKVLKFHKHPVTSLHLTTDLKQLLSGDSGGHLLSWTLSEESLKTAISQG; encoded by the exons ATGAAATGGGCAACATTGCTTAAAGACTTCAAAGAAAAAGTCGGTCTCGCTCAGTCTCCTTCTGCTACACCTTCCCCTTCCTCTTCTGCTTCCTCTCCTTTTCGTGATAGCAATGCTTCTTTTCCCATCCATGACTTCACCTACTCCCCTTCAAG CAGTGACAAACATGAACTGGAGTTGGATTTTAAGAGATATTGGGAAGAGTTCCGCTCGTCAAGCTCGGAAAAG GAGAAGGAAAAGGCTTTGAACCTGACCGTTGATGTTTTCTGTAGATTAGTGAAGCAACAGGCAAATGTAGCTCAACTGATTACTAT GTTAGTAGAGACGcacatattttcttttgttgttggaAGAGCTTTTGTAACCGATATTGAAAAGTTGAAACTTAGTAGCAAAACAAGATCTTTGGGAGTTGAAAGAGTGTTAAACTTTTTCTCTGAAGTTACCAAg GATGGCATCCGGCCTGGTGCAAATCTGTTGTACGCGATAGAGGTCCTTGTCTCTGGT CCCGTTGACAAACAATCTCTCCTTGATTCTGGAATCTTGTGCTGTCTCATTCATATTCTCAACTCACTTCTTGGTCCAAATGAGGGATATCTGAGGCAAAAAGTTAGCAATGAAGAGGAGCTGTTAGTAACTGAGGAAAATCAGGATAATGTGGAATCGAGCCGTCGGCTTGAG GTTGAGGGAAGTGTGGTACATATCATGAAGGCATTGGCCGCCCACCCTTCGGCTGCACAAAGTCTGATAGAAGACAATTCCCTTGAGTTACTTTTTCAAATGGTTGCCAATGGTTCGTTAGTTGCTTTTTCTCAGTATAAAGAAGGTCTCGTGCCACTGCATACCATTCAGCTACACAGACATGCTATGCAG ATACTTGGTCTTCTCCTGGGTAATGACAATGGTAGCACTGCCAAGTATATTCGGAAGCATCATTTG ATAAAAGTTCTTCTCTTGGCTGTTAAGGATTTTAATCCAGATTGTGGAGATTCTGCCTATACGATGAGCATTGTGGACTTGCTTCTTGAGTGTGTTGAATTGTCGTATAGGCCAG AGGCTGGTGGCATCAGGCTTAGGGAGGATATCCACAATGCTCATGGTTATCAGTTCTTAGTTCAGTTTGCTTTAATTCTCGCAAAGGGTCAAGGTGATCAGAATTCTCATTTCAAGTTCCTTCCTGATCAAGGAACTACTTCAGATTATCCACATTTGGCTAATCATGTGGGTAAAAACGACTTGGAGGGAAAAGGAGGGGAGACTTCATCACAAGATCTGTCCCCTACTCTCTCTAGGTTACTTGATGTACTTGTTAATCTTGCTCAAACTGGCCCTTCTGGGGCATCTGGCTTAAAAGCTTCAAAAGCTTCTCATGTTAAGCCTAGTGGGCACGGAAGAAGTCGTACCTCATCATCTGATAGAATTGTTGATGAGGTCTGGGATAAGGATAATGACAAAGTTAAAGACCTGGAAGCTGTTCAGATGTTGCAAGACATTTTTCTGAAAGCTGATAGCAGGGCACTGCAGGCTGAAGTACTTAACAGGATGTTTAAAATATTCTCAAGCCATCTTGACAATTACAAGCTTTGTCAGCAGTTACGGACTGTGCCCCTGTTAATCCTTAACATGGCTGGCTTCCCACCATCCTTGCGAGAGATAATTTTGAAGATACTTGAATATGCTGTGACAGTTGTAAATTGCATACCTGAGCAAGAGTTGCTATCACTATGTTGTTTATTGCAGCAACCAATCACACCCGATTTAAAGCATACTATTTTGTCTTTCTTTGTAAAGCTCTTATCCTTCGATCAACAATACAAGAAAGTTCTAAGGGAAGTTGGTGTATTGGAGGTTCTGCTGGATGATCTGAAACAGCACAAGTTTTTTTGTGATTCAGAGCAGCATATCGATGACCCTAATCATTTAGAGAGGAAATCGAGCTCAAGTTCAAGCAGCTTTAAGAAGCATTTGGACAGTAAGAATGCTATACTTTCTTCACCCAAACTAGCGGAATCCGATTCAGGGAAGTTCCGTCTTTTTGAAGTTGAAGGCACAGTGGCAGTTGCCTGGGACTGTATGGTCTCATTGTTGAAGAAAGCAGAAGTAAATCAAGCGTCATTCCGATCAGCAAGTGGGGTGAATATTATACTCCCTCTTTTGGCATCTGACATTCATCGTCCAGGTGTCCTTAGGGTGTTGTCATGCTTAATCATTGAAGACGTTGCGCAG GCTCATCCGGAGGAATTAGGAGCACTGGTTGACATTTCAAAAAGTGGGATGATTACAAGTGCTTTGGGAACTCAGTACACACTTCATAATGATGCTAAATGTGACACTTTCGGAGCTTTATGGCGCATCCTAGGAGTTAATAACTCAGCTCAGAGGGTCTTTGGTGAAGCAACTGGGTTCTCTCTTTTATTGACCACACTTCATGGTTTTCAAAGTGACGGAGAACCCACAAATCAGTCAAATTTGACAATTTATTTTAAAGTGTTCACATACTTACTGCGTCTGATGACAGCAGCTGTTTGTGATAACACTATTAACAGGACAAAGTTGCACGCAGTCATATCTTCTCAGACATTCTATGATCTTCTGTCTGAATCTGGCTTGATAAGTGTCGATTGTGAACGGCAAGTTGTACAGCTATTGTTGGAGCTTGCTCTTGAGATAGTGCTTCCTCCCTTCATGATGTCAGAAGGTGCCATATTACCTAATGCCTGTGAAGAGGAATCAACTGGATTTATTATAGTTACCCCGTCTGGTACTTTTGTCCCTGACAAGGAACGTATCTATAATGCTGGTGCTGTTAAGGTGCTCTTACGTGCTTTATTGCTGTTTACTCCAAAGCTACAATTAGAGGTATTAAACCTTGTTGATAAGCTTGCTCGTGCTAGCGCCTATAACCAGGAAAACCTTACATCTGTAG GTTGCGTGGAACTTCTCCTTGAAACAATTTACCCCTTCCTATCGGGGTCATCGCCGATACTTTCTCATGCTTTAAAAATCATCGAAGTTCTTGGGGCATACAG GTTATCTGCATCTGAACTTCGGGTCCTTGTTAGATACATTCTGCAGATGCGACTGGCCACTTCTGGTCGTTATCTAGTTGATATGATGGAAAGGTTGATTCTTACAGAGGATATGGCCTCAGAAGATGTTTCCCTAGCACCATTTGTCGAGATGAACATGAGCAAGGTTGGGAATGCTTCAATCCAAGTGCCCTTGGGAGAAAGATCTTGGCCACCTGCTGCTGGTTATTCGTTTGTTTGTTGGTTTCAGTTCCGAAACTTATACAAATCACAGTCAAAGGAGAATGATGCTACAAAAGCTGGATACGCTAAGGGGCAAGGCATATGTGGGCAGCATCATGGCCCACATGCCCTGAGGTTATTTTCTGTTGGAGCAGTAGACAGTTCAAGCACTTTCTATGCAGAACTTCGTCTTCAGGAGGATGGTGTTCTCACGCTTGCAACTAGCAATTCTTCCTCTTTGTCATTTTCAGGGTTAGAAATGGAGGAAGGGAGGTGGCATCACCTTGCTGTTGTGCATAGCAAACCAAATGCTCTGGCTGGCCTCTTCCAATCTAGCTTTGCTTATGTGTACCTCAATGGAAAGTTAAGACACACAGGAAGATTAGGATATTCTCCTTCTCCAGCTGGCAAGTCTTTGCTGGTGATTGTTGGTACCCCAGTTGCTTGTGCACGGATTAGTGACTTATCATGGAAGCTTAGATCTTGCTATCTTTTTGAGGAAGTTCTTTCCCCTGGTTCAGTCTGCTTTATGTATATTCTTGGACGAGGGTATAGGGGCCTCTTCCAGGACACAGATTTGCTGCAATTTGTTCCTAATCAGGCCTGTGGTGGTGGCAGCATGGCAATTTTAGATTCTTTGGATGCAGATTTGCCCCTGGCTTCCAACTCACAAAAGCCAGATAATGTAGGAAAGTCAGGGAGTGTTCAGTTTGACCGGAGTGGATTTGTGTGGGATTTGGACAAGTTAGGGAACCTCTCCCTTCTACTTTCTGGTAAGAAGCTCATATTTGCATTTGATGGGACGAGTACTGAGTTACTTCGGGCTTCTGGAACATTCTCCGTGCTCAATCTGGTTGATCCAATGTCAGCTGCTGCCTCTCCTATTGGAG GTATACCACGCTTTGGACGACTTATTGGGGATATCTATATTTGCAAGCATTGTGTTATTGGTGAGACAATCCGTCCCATTGGTGGAATGGCTGTTATTCTAGCTCTTGTAGAAGCAGCTGAAACGAGGGACATGCTGCACATGGCTTTGACATTACTTGCATGTGCTCTTCATCAAAATCCACAGAATGTTAGAGACATGCAGAAATACAGGGGATACCATTTGCTTGCTCTCTTTTTGCACCGGCGAATGCCATTATTTGACATGCAATCACTTGAAATCTTCTTCCAGATTGCTGCATGTGAGGCATCTTTCTCTGAACCAAAGAAGTACCGTAGTTCCCAGAAGACACTGCCACCTGCCACGACCATAAATGAGGGAAGCATTGAAGACCTTACTTTGTCCAAATTCCGGGAAGAATTTTCTTCTGTTGGATCTCATGGAgacatggatgatttttctgcaCCTAAAGATTCTTTGAGTCATATTTCTGAGCTTGAAAATACTGAAATGCCGACTGAAACATCTAATTGCATTGTTCTTTCAAATGCTGATATGGTTGAGCATGTCTTACTGGACTGGACGGTTTGGGTAACAGCCTCAATTCCTATACAGATTGCTTTACTGGGCTTTCTTGAGCATCTGGTTTCAATGCATTGGTATAGGAATCATAATCTGACAATTCTGCGCAGAATTAACCTTGTTCAACATTTACTTGTAACTTTACAAAGAGGTGATGTGGAAGTACCTGTATTAGAAAAATTAGTTGTATTGTTAGGTGTAATATTGGAAGATGGATTCTTACCTTCTGAATTGGAGCAAGTGGTTAGATTTGTTATCATGACATTTGATCCACCAGAGTTAACATCACGACATCAAATTATGAGAGAGTCTATGGGGAAGCATGTTATTGTAAGGAACATGTTGCTTGAAATGCTGATTGATCTGCAAGTGACAATAAAATCAGAGGATTTGCTTGAGCAGTGGCACAAAATTGTTTCATCAAAATTAATAACTTATTTTCTTGATGAAGCTGTACATCCTACAAGCATGAGGTGGGTCATGACTCTTCTTGGCGTGTGCCTTGCTTCTTCTCCAACATTTGCACTTAAATTTCGCTCAAGTGGAGGCTATCAAGGCTTGGCAAGAGTGCTTCCAAGTTTCTATGATTCCCCTGATATATACTATATTCTCTTTTGTCTTCTTTTTGGCAAGCCTGTATACCCTAGACTGCCTGAAGTTCGGATGCTAGATTTTCATGCCCTGATGCCAAGTGATGGCATGTATGGAGATTTGAAATTTACTGAGCTGTTGGAGTCTGTGATTGCTATGGCGAAGTCAACTTTTGATAGGTTGTCTATGCATTCAATGCTTGCCCATCAAACTGGTAATCTTTCCCAGATCAGTGCTGGAGTTGTAGCAGAGCTGGCAGAAGACAATACAGACATAGCTGGAGAGTTGCAAGGTGAAGCTCTTATGCACAAAACTTATGCTGCACGGCTTATGGGGGGCGAGGCTTCGGCacctgctgctgctactgctgtccTTAGGTTCATGGTTGATCTTGCAAAAATGTGTCTTCCTTTCTCAGCTGTTTGCCGAAAAGCAGAATTTCTTGAAAGTTGCATTGACCTTTATTTTTCTTGTGTCAG GGCTGCACAAGCTGTGAAAATGGCTAAAAAGCTATCTGTGACTGTGGAAGAGAAGAACGTAAATGATGGTGATGAAACTTGTAGCTCCCAAAATACTTTCTCTAGTTTGCCTCATGAACAAGATCAGTCAGTCAAGACCTCTATAAGTATGGGAAGCTTTCCTCAGGCACAGACTAGTACAAGTTCTGAAGATATGCCAGTGATGCCGAACAATGTAGGTACAGCAGATATTGATGTTACTTCATCCCAGCCAGATTTTAACAAACCAGTTCAGGAAGAAGCACAGGCTGTTGCAACAATAGACAATGATGTCGTTGACCTTGTTTCTTCTGTAACATCCAGCAGCAACGACTTCCGTGATATGAAAAGCACAGTGGATCCTGTTCAGCAAACTGATTCACAAAGTTCAGCTTCCTTTAATATGTTTGAATCTCCTATATTGTCGGAGAGATCCTACTCCAGAACTCCGCATACCTCTTCCACGTCCCCAGTAGTAGCATTGACATCTTGGTTGGGAGGTTCTGTTCACAGTGAATCAAAAGTCCACCTAGCATCAACACCCTTGATGGAGTCTGCTTCATCTATCAGTGAATTGGATTCCTCTCCTGAGATGAAATCCACTTCTCAAGGACAATCTGCTGCAAACACAATGTTTACGATTGGTTCAAATTTGCTTCTTGAAGTGGATGACTGTGGGTATGGTGGAGGTCCATGCTCCGCTGGAGCTACAGCTGTTCTTGATTTTATGGCGGAAGTTCTGTCTGGTTTGGTAACTGAACAAATGAAGGCAGTACCTGTCATCGAGGGTATTTTGGAGAGTGCTCCTTTGTATGTTGATGCTGAATCTGTTTTGGTATTTCAGGGACTGTGCCTCAGTAGACTAATGAATTTCCTTGAAAGGCGTCTTTTGCgggatgatgaggaagatgagaAAAAGTTGGATAAGGGCCGTTGGTCCCTTAACTTGGATGCATTATGCTGGCTGATAGTGGATAGAGTTTATATGGGTGCTTTTCCTCGGCCTGCTGGTGTACTGAAGACTCTGGAGTTTCTGTTATCTATGCTACAATTGGCAAATAAGGATGGACGTGTGGAAGAAGCTGCTCCAACTGGGAAAGGGATCCTATCCATTGGTAGAGGAAGTAAGCAACTCGATGCTTATGTACATGCGATTCTGAAGAACACCAACAGAATGATTTTATTCTCTTTCCTCCCATTGTTCTTGATAACCATCGGAGAAGATGAACTACTTTCTTCTTTAGGTTTACAAGTGGAGCCAAAGAAAAGAGTGTCCTTGAACCCATCCTCGGAGGATAGTGGAATTGATGTTTGCACTGTGTTACAGTTGCTAGTTGCTAATAGAAGGATAATATTTTGTCCCAGCAACATTGACACTGATCTAAATTGCTGTCTTTGCATAAATCTAATTTCTCTTCTTCGCGATCATAGGCGTCATGCTCAGAACATGGCTATTGATATTCTCAAGTATCTCCTAGTACACCGAAGGGCTGCACTTGAAGACTTTCTTGTCTCTAAACCAAATCAAGGATCCTCTTTGGATGTTCTTCATGGTGGTTTTGACAAGCTCTTAACTGGAAACTTACCTGCATTTTTTGAGTGGCTTCATAGTTCTGAACATGAGGTTAATAAAGTGTTGGAACAGTGTGCTGCCATTATGTGGGTTCAGTATATTACTGGGTCAGCTAAGTTTCCTGGGGTGAGGATTAAAGGCATGGATGGTCGACGTAAGAGAGAAATGGGGAGGAAACTAAAGGAGATCTCAAAGTTAGATGCAAGACATTGGGAGCAAATAAATGAACGAAGGATTGCTCTTGAGTTGGTTCGTGATGCAGTGGCTACTGAACTAAGAGTTATTCGCCAGGATAAGTATGGGTGGGTACTTCATGCAGAGAGCGAGTGGCAGACTCATCTCCAACAACTTGTCCATGAGCGAGGAATTTTCCCATTGTCTAAGTCCTCTCAGAGTGAAGAACCTGAGTGGCAGCTTTGCCCCATTGAAGGTCCATATAGGATGCGGAAGAAGCTTGAGCGGTGCAAATTAACCATTGACACTATACAAAATGTTCTGACAGGGCAGTTTGAGTTAGGAAGACTAGAACTTTCAAAGGAGAGGACTGAGAATGAAACTAATGTCTCTGATGCTGAGTCTGATATTTTTTTCAATCTCATGAATGATAATCCACAACAGGACTCTTTCAGTAGTGAACTTTATGATGGATCAACTTTCAAAGAGTCGGATGATGTCAGAGATGTAGCTTCTAGTAGAACTGGATGGATTGATGACCATGATAGTAGCATTAATGAAACAAGTCTCAGCTCTGCTCTTGAACTTGGCCCCAAGTCCAGTAGTGCTTCCATTCAAAAATCTGAGAGTGTTCAAAGGAAGTCTGATCTTGGATCTCCCAGGCAATCTTCTTCTCTAAAAGCTGATGAAACAAGAACGGTGGAGGACAAGCCGGAGAAGGAACTAAGTGATAATGGTGAATACTTGATTAGACCATATTTGGAACCTTCTGAGAGAATAAAGTACAAATATAATTGTGAGAGAGTGGTTGGTCTTGATAAACATGATGGCATATTTCTGATTGGAGAACTATCATTGTACATCATTGAGAATTTTTACATTGACGACTCTGGGTGCATATGTGAAAAAGAATGTGAAGATGATCTATCTGTCATTGATCAGGCTTTGGGTGTAAAAAAGGACCTCTCTTGTAGCATGGACTCCCACTCAAAGTCAAGTTCCTCCTGGGCTGCAACAACAAAGGCCTATGTTGGGGGGAGGGCATGGGCATATAATGGTGGTGCGTGGGGAAAGGAAAAGATCTTCACTAGTGGTAATGTGCCCCATCTTTGGCATATGTGGAAGCTTGACGGTGTTCATGAGATTTTGAAGCGTGATTATCAACTTCGCCCTGTTGCCATTGAGATTTTTAGCATGGATGGCTGCAATGATCTTCTGGTTTTCCACAAGAAGGAGAGAGAAGAGGTTTTCAAGAATTTGGTGGCCATGAATCTTCCCAGAAACTCCAT GTTGGACACGACAATATCAGGGTCGGTAAAACCAGATAGCAATGAAGGAAGCCGCCTTTTCAAGGTTTTGGCAAACTCATTTTCTAAGAGATGGCAAAATGGTGAAATTAGCAATTTCCAGTACCTCATGCACCTCAACACGCTTGCAGGACGTGGATACAGTGATCTCACCCAGTATCCTGTGTTCCCCTGGATTTTAGCAGATTATGAGAGTGAGAATCTGAACTTCTCAGATCCTCGAACTTTCCGAAGGCTTGATAAACCAATGGGCTGTCAAACAACGGAGGGTGAAGAGGAGTTCAGAAAAAG ATATGAGAGCTGGGATGATCCCGAGGTTCCCAAATTCCATTATGGTTCTCACTATTCTAGCGCTGGAATTGTCCTCTTCTACCTCATACGTCTTCCACCTTTTAGTGCTGAGAATCAGAAGCTGCAGGGTGGTCAATTTGATCATGCTGATCGTCTTTTCAATAGTATAAAGGACACATGGTTGAGTGCTGCAGGGAAAGGCAATACTTCAGATGTTAAAGAATTAATTCCAGAGTTCTTTTACATGCCCGAGTTCCTGGAGAATATGTTCAATCTTGACCTGGGTGAGAAACAGTCAGGAGAGAAG GTTGGCGATGTTGTATTGCCTCCATGGGCTAAAGGCAGTGTTAGAGAGTTTATTAAAAAGCATAGAGAAGCTCTGGAGTCTGATTATGTTTCAGAGAATCTGCATCACTGGATAGACCTAATCTTTGGTCACAAACAGAGGGGGAAA GCAGCTGAAGAAGCAGTTAATGTGTTCTATCACTACACGTATGAAGGCAGTGTTGACATCGACTCTGTTAGTGATCCAGCAATGAAAGCCTCGATTCTTGCTCAAATTAATCACTTTGGGCAAACACCAAAACAATTATTCCTCAAGCCCCATGTGAAGAGGCGAACTAATCGGAAGCTTCCTCCTCACCCGTTGAAGCACTCTCAGCATCTTGCCCCACACGAGATTCGTAAAACCTCATCTTCTATATCTCAGATTGTCACTTCCGGTGACAAAATTCTTGTGGCAGGGGCAAACACCTTGCTGAAGCCTAGAACATTCACTAAATATGTTGCCTGGGGTTATCCTGACCGCAGTTTGAGATTTATGAGCTATGATCAAGATAGGCTTCTCTCCACTCATGAGAATCTTCATGGAGGGAACCAGATACAGTGTGCCAGTGCTAGTCACGACGGTCATATTCTAGTTACAGGGGCTGATGAGGGATTGGTTTGTGTTTGGAGGATCGGTAAGGAGGCACCCCGTTCTGTAAGGCGCTTGCAGTTGGAGAAGGCTCTTTGTGCTCATACAGGCAAAATCACATGCCTACAAGTTAGCCAGCCATACATGATGATTGTGAGTGGATCGGACGACTGCACTGTTATCTTGTGGGATTTGAGCTCCATGGTTTTTGTCAGGCAGCTTCCTGAGTTACCCGCTCCTGTTTCAGCAATTTATGTAAATGACCTGACTGGGGAAATTATTACTGCTGCCGGTGTGATGCTTGCTGTTTGGAGCATCAATGGGGAGTGCCTTGCTGTCATCAACACATCGCAGCTTCCATCAGACTTTATCCTTTCACTTGCTGGTTGCACATTCTCTGATTGGCTGGAAACTAAGTGGTATATCTCAGGCCACCAGAGTGGAGCCATTAAAATTTGGAAAATGGTACATTGCTCTTGTGAGGAGAGTGCCCAAAGTAAATCAAGTGGCAATCCTACTGGAGGGTTAGGACTCGGGGATAGAGTACCAGAGTATAGGTTGATCCTTCACAAGGTACTAAAGTTTCACAAGCATCCTGTAACTTCCCTCCACCTTACTACTGACCTAAAACAGTTGTTGAGCGGAGATTCTGGGGGACATTTGCTTTCATGGACACTCTCTGAAGAGAGCTTGAAAACTGCAATTAGTCAGGGGTGA